CCTAAATCACCTATTTAATGCAGTCATAACACTGCGTTAGAAAATATTTGTTACTCCGATTTAGAACAAACTCAACTGTATTGAGTTGTTAGTTATCTCTGCTGTGTGCTGTCTATATAAGAAAGGAATTTCATAACAACGTCTTAGTACCTTGTCACGATTGAGCTTTAAGTCAACTCTTTTAGATTGATGCGGTAAAGGACGGAAATAATATTGTTTGTGTTTGATACTGTCTCTACAGGTTAAATATTTGTACAGCGTTCCATCAATCCAGTAAGTCTTGCTTTGGGTCAATAGCATGACACATCTGACAAGCTCTTTATCAATCATTTTTCTTATTTATTACTGGTTTTGGTTGTGAATACTTTAGCCACTCTTCATAAGTAAAGTTTGAGGAGTTGTAATCATAAAGTTTGTGTTCATTAAGTAGTTCGCCCACTGCTTGAATGGCATCACTAAGCGTTACGTCTGGATAGTATTTTAGTTGCCTAAATTCTTCTGAATCTCGGATTTCTCTGAGCCAGCATTCTGTAGTTTGTAAACACCTAATCTGGTTAGATGTCAGCATTATTTCTCCTTTGTTTGGTAGTTCTCGGATTGCTTCTCGCATTGCGTAAATTGATATACATGAATCCTCTGTCATAACATTCCCGCGCACAATTAACGCGACCGCAAATATAGAGCGGACGCATTGCAGATATTGCTGTAATAGTTGAATAAAACAGTACTCGCAAGCCTTGCAACCCTCAAAAGGAACTCGCCAAGTGCGTTTTACGCTTGGATCTTACTTGTGTCTGTCCTGAGTTATTTGACGTATCGATAACCTTGACACTAATATACTAGTAGATAAGTTCCGAACTTGTCAAATAAAATGTGAACCGTTTAGAACCAGATGCTTTTTGATAAGTTTTGATGTTAACTGAAGGTGTCATAATATATCAGAACTTTTCTAATTAATGGCAACGTCTAAGGCAAAAGTAACTTTTACGTGCAGTCCTGAGTTAAAAGAAAAACTACAAGAATGGGCGGACAGCGAAAACCGAACTCTATCAAACTTGGTCGAGCTAATTGCCCAGCAAGCAGTAACAGACCACGAAAAAAAATCGAGCAAGAAGTAAGATGACTAAGACTGACCAAATCAAAAACAATATGAGACTGGAGGGAACAAACAATCAACAGATTTAGTATCTCTCATACACAAATCCCCACTAGTAGTAGCTAGAGGGGATGCGTACCAGTGGAGACTGGATTTTCATTAATTGTCTTGTCATAACGCGGGTAACTCCGAAGAAAAAGTTTACGAGGCTTTTTCGGAACCGCGATCGCACTTATATAATAGCTAATTCTGCGGTCGCGTTGCAATCAGGAGTTACCCGGATTTTGAAAAATTCGGAGTAATAAAAAGTGCATACTACACAGACAACTACAACACAGACTGCTAACAGACTGACTGACAGACATTATAAAGAGTGCGTCACCAACCGGGGCTTGTGTCCAGAATGGATAGCTGTTAACTGTCGCTCAATGGACACCAAAGAAGCGAGCCAACGCTTAGGATACACAGCAAAATCAGCAGGCATCTGGCTAGAAGGAGTCGACGGTTTTGGGCAGTATCGCCCTAACAAGCCCTGGAAAAGCGTAGACGAGAAGAAAGCACCCAAGTATCGGACAGCGACCAAAGAAGAATATGACGCAATGCTACCCCGTCATCCTCATAATCCGGGCTACTGGCAGGATTATGAGGCACTTAAACCACTTTGCTATCAGATCAACGGTCATCCTTGCTTAGTTGTAACTGAGGGATTATTTAAGGCGATCGCCGGCTGTTTTCACGGATTCCCTACAGTTGCGCTCGCTGGAGTGGAACAGGGCTTAACACCGACGGCTAGCGACCCCCAAGGCAAACGTTACCTAGTCGATACCCTAGAATTATTAGCCCGTGCTAAGTTTGGATGGATTATTGCTTTTGACGCAGACGAATGCGCCCAAACTAATAAAAATGTGGTGGCAGCACAAAGAAAACTAGCTCATCAATTAGCTAAGTTTAAAGTACCTGTGTACATTGCCACGGGCTTATGGAGTGCAGCAGAAGGTAAGGGGATGGACGATTACATTCAGGCCAACGGCGACGACGCTTTTAGAGACAAAGTGTTAGCTAAGGCTGTTAATTTTGAAATTTGGGAACGCCAGTTCAAAGAAGACGATGCTGATAACAAAACTTTGTCAGAATCCGCTTTTGCGGCACAAATCGCCGAAGATTACCGTGCCAAGCTAGCTTGGCACGTAGCCAACAAAGCTTGGTACTGGTATGAAGCAGAAAATAAGTGCGGGGTCTGGAGTGAAATTCCCTCTGAAGAGGCGATGTCAATTGTTTTAACAGAACTGGAAACGCGGACACGCCATTTCTCCAGCAGGTTTGTCAACGGTGTTTTGACTTTACTCAAGGCCAAACTCAGGGTTAATCACTGGGAAGTCCGCAAAGGTTTTATTTGTCTTCAGGATTGTGTGCTGGATGTGAATACCCTCAAAGAATATCCACATGAGCCGGGATACAGAATGCTGAGTCAGCTACCTTTTAAATGGGCTGACCGCAGTGTAGGTTGTGAGCCTGTGAAGGAATGGTTGCTGGAAGCTTGCGAAGGTAAAGCCGACTGGGTGGAAGTTATTCGCGCTGGGATTAATGCGACCGTCACCGAACGCGGCGGCGAGTTACAAAGATTTATGGAGCTAGTGGGTGCTGGCGGTACTGGCAAAGGTACTTTATTGCGGCTGGTGCAAGCACTACTGGGCAGAGAAAACTACGCCATCACCGAACTGAAGCAGTTGGAGCAAAACCGCTTTGAAACTGCGGCTCTCTACGGCAAGAAAGCTGTGTTTATCACTGACTCTGAACGCTACACAGGTGATGTTAGCACTCTCAAGAAATTGACAGGTGATGATGAGCTGCGACACGAGAAAAAAGGCATTCAGCAAACAGGCAGTTTTAGATTTAGTGGGGTGGTCTGGATTGCTGCCAACGAAATCATTCAAAGCAGTGATTACACTAACGCCCTGTCCCGTCGTCGTCTCTCCATGCCTTTTGAGCGGGTGGTGCCACAAAATGAGCGTCGCCCCTTAGAAAAGGAATTTCAGCCATACTTGCCTGGGGTATTGCAATGGGTTTTAGAGATGTCGGCTTTGGATGTCGCTGCTTATGTCGGTGACACTAACAAACTAGTGCCTTCACTTGGCTCGTTTAGCACAGAGGTACTGTTAAGCACTAACCCTCTGGCTGATTGGGCTAATGACCGTCTTTACTATGACCCGAAAGCACAAACGCAAATCGGTGATAACGGTCAAAGTGCTGAATTGTTCCTCTATCCTAACTACTGCGAATGGGCGCAGCGTAATTCTCACGGCATTATGACTAAGCAACGATTCTCAGCCATTTTGCTGAATCTGCTGAATTCTCAACTCAACATTAATGCTGCAAAAGTGAGAAACAAGAAAGGACGTTTTATCACTAAAATTGCTATTCGCCAGTCAGGACAAGACTTTCCGCTCTTAATCTCGGAAAAAGATGCTGACCTTGATGCTGACTTTCATAAAAGTCATGCTAACCCGGTGCTGACTTCTATGCTAACTGAAAGTATTGATAGTGCTGACTTTCAGAATGGTGCTGACCTTTTGGCTGATAGTAACGCATCTGACACCACCAACCAACACTACTTGATGAACACTACTAGCAGTCAAAATCAGGAGGATAAGTCAGCACAGTCAGCACAGTCAGCACTACCAAGGGTTTCAGCCAGCACTACTGACAGCACTACCGATATCACCACACAAAAACAAGTCAGCACCAAACAACGAATGATTGAGACTTGGGAGAACAAGTCAGCCTTGGGTGAAATCGTTCTAAATCTTGATAGTGCTGAATTACAGCAAATTGCTAAAGGTTTCAGTCCTGAACAAGTGCAATATATCAAGGACGCAGCTAATAGCGTGTGGCAGTTAGGTGCAAATTCATTGGCTGATTACAACGGCGAACTAGTCTACATTTGGGAGTGCGGACAATCAAACGATGTTCGCATTGGTACTAAGACTCAGGCTGGCGCAAAAGTTAGACGCGCTCATCTGCGTCCTTGGTTAGGCATTTGATGAGCAGCTTAACTACGCTGGTTAAGCAAAACTCATGTTGTCTTAACTTACTTGGGATATGAAAGCTGGACTCTTAAAGCATGAGTGAGAGCCAGTGCTGGGCATCGCTGTTGCGTGGTCGCGGCTTGAAAATTGCGATCACCTACGGTGGGGCGTAGCCCATCGCGTGGGGGCATGAATGCTGTTGCCTGGTCGCGGCTTGAAAATTGCGATCGCGCCAAACAGATGAATGAAGCCATTCGAGATTGAGGCTTGGATTACACGAAATGGCTCGAACGTGTAATGCTGCATCACTCAAAGATCGAAACTTAAGCTATAAACTTTTTATCTCAATTACGTAATTCAGAACATAAACCATGTGGTA
Above is a genomic segment from Nostoc sp. UHCC 0870 containing:
- a CDS encoding DUF3854 domain-containing protein, producing MHTTQTTTTQTANRLTDRHYKECVTNRGLCPEWIAVNCRSMDTKEASQRLGYTAKSAGIWLEGVDGFGQYRPNKPWKSVDEKKAPKYRTATKEEYDAMLPRHPHNPGYWQDYEALKPLCYQINGHPCLVVTEGLFKAIAGCFHGFPTVALAGVEQGLTPTASDPQGKRYLVDTLELLARAKFGWIIAFDADECAQTNKNVVAAQRKLAHQLAKFKVPVYIATGLWSAAEGKGMDDYIQANGDDAFRDKVLAKAVNFEIWERQFKEDDADNKTLSESAFAAQIAEDYRAKLAWHVANKAWYWYEAENKCGVWSEIPSEEAMSIVLTELETRTRHFSSRFVNGVLTLLKAKLRVNHWEVRKGFICLQDCVLDVNTLKEYPHEPGYRMLSQLPFKWADRSVGCEPVKEWLLEACEGKADWVEVIRAGINATVTERGGELQRFMELVGAGGTGKGTLLRLVQALLGRENYAITELKQLEQNRFETAALYGKKAVFITDSERYTGDVSTLKKLTGDDELRHEKKGIQQTGSFRFSGVVWIAANEIIQSSDYTNALSRRRLSMPFERVVPQNERRPLEKEFQPYLPGVLQWVLEMSALDVAAYVGDTNKLVPSLGSFSTEVLLSTNPLADWANDRLYYDPKAQTQIGDNGQSAELFLYPNYCEWAQRNSHGIMTKQRFSAILLNLLNSQLNINAAKVRNKKGRFITKIAIRQSGQDFPLLISEKDADLDADFHKSHANPVLTSMLTESIDSADFQNGADLLADSNASDTTNQHYLMNTTSSQNQEDKSAQSAQSALPRVSASTTDSTTDITTQKQVSTKQRMIETWENKSALGEIVLNLDSAELQQIAKGFSPEQVQYIKDAANSVWQLGANSLADYNGELVYIWECGQSNDVRIGTKTQAGAKVRRAHLRPWLGI
- a CDS encoding ribbon-helix-helix domain-containing protein, producing MATSKAKVTFTCSPELKEKLQEWADSENRTLSNLVELIAQQAVTDHEKKSSKK